A single window of Fibrobacter succinogenes DNA harbors:
- a CDS encoding MotA/TolQ/ExbB proton channel family protein has translation MNFILEFIKQGGYIGYILVAMNFVGYAIIIWKVISLIVFNKTVQPRLTDKVIHRVVTCNTDHHIITESIRTEIGLAFSPLTKGLTTVENIASISPMLGLLGTVVGIFNAFTVIAASGLDDPSAFATGIKFALVTTVLGLVVAIPHVLAFNYLNARMEQEQDEVENQVLLHLGKTLQERDARRLERA, from the coding sequence ATGAATTTTATTCTTGAATTTATAAAGCAAGGTGGTTACATTGGCTACATCTTGGTGGCCATGAACTTTGTTGGCTATGCCATTATCATTTGGAAAGTGATTTCGCTTATAGTCTTCAATAAAACAGTGCAGCCACGATTGACTGACAAGGTCATTCATCGTGTGGTGACATGCAATACGGACCATCACATCATTACCGAAAGTATTCGTACCGAAATTGGTCTTGCTTTTTCTCCTCTCACGAAGGGGCTTACGACGGTCGAAAACATTGCATCGATTTCTCCGATGCTTGGCCTCTTAGGTACAGTCGTTGGCATTTTTAACGCTTTCACGGTGATAGCGGCTTCAGGTCTTGATGATCCATCCGCTTTTGCGACGGGCATTAAGTTTGCTCTCGTGACAACGGTCCTTGGACTTGTGGTCGCTATCCCGCACGTGCTTGCTTTCAATTACCTGAACGCTCGAATGGAACAGGAACAAGACGAAGTCGAAAACCAAGTGCTTTTGCATTTGGGAAAGACTTTGCAAGAACGCGATGCCAGAAGATTAGAAAGGGCTTAA
- a CDS encoding biopolymer transporter ExbD, which produces MAKRRRRISLDMTPLIDCVFLLLVFFLVTSVFKQDKSVLKLLLPETSSEVKQEVSEGFFIELSETEIAVNGEIATIEFLKNKSAAVQNKKAPVALKIDKKTPYEKVAEVLDVLQMEKIYNIQFVNELKKE; this is translated from the coding sequence ATGGCTAAAAGACGTCGTCGAATCTCCTTGGACATGACACCGCTTATTGACTGTGTCTTTTTGTTGCTGGTTTTCTTCCTGGTGACCTCAGTCTTTAAGCAGGACAAGTCCGTCCTTAAACTTCTCTTGCCCGAAACGTCAAGCGAAGTCAAGCAAGAAGTTTCCGAAGGGTTCTTTATCGAACTTTCTGAAACAGAAATTGCCGTGAACGGCGAAATCGCGACTATCGAATTTTTGAAAAATAAGAGCGCCGCGGTGCAAAACAAAAAGGCTCCGGTTGCCTTGAAAATCGACAAGAAAACGCCCTACGAAAAAGTTGCCGAAGTATTGGACGTTCTCCAGATGGAAAAAATTTACAACATACAGTTTGTCAATGAATTAAAGAAGGAGTGA